In Triticum urartu cultivar G1812 chromosome 6, Tu2.1, whole genome shotgun sequence, the following proteins share a genomic window:
- the LOC125516071 gene encoding uncharacterized protein LOC125516071, whose translation MSSPRRRHCRRSPAASPLEDDDLLSEILLRLPPQPSALPRASAVCKRWRGLVCDPRFRRRFRLRHRRFRLRHRRNPPLLGFFNRFDRLSFQPTLDAPDRLPLGPFPFQRDDGDYFVSLGCRHGLLLVFLPGILEVLVWDPVTGDRHRVAVPPVVAERAAKIGVGGAVYRPPGDVQHFQVVLAVTDDHGAQPRRALACGYSSKTGVWGSLISTPLPYQGHGSQFSAIVCAEDAVLAGDSLYWPLAGKLNGILEFDLEKQRLAVIRVPVDMWGKRERNGFKLVRAEGGVLGFLFISHSDCCAAQLWKRITGCDGVASWVLARTIQLDKLLSLKPEEKGGIEMVGFAQDNYVLLLRTVIGLFMIHLESLKFKKLSNTTTVSRYFPFESVYTAVTGIGGRNDASDVNAQ comes from the exons ATGAGcagcccccgccgccgccactgccgcCGCTCGCCGGCGGCGTCCCCGCTGGAGGACGACGACCTGCTCTCCGAGATCCTGCTCCGCCTCCCCCCGCAGCCCTCCGCCCTCCCGCGCGCATCGGCCGTCTGCAAGCGCTGGCGCGGCCTCGTCTGCGACCCCCGATTCCGGCGCCGCTTccgcctccgccaccgccgcttccgcctccgccaccgccgcaaccctcctctcctcggcttcttcaacCGATTCGATCGCCTCTCCTTCCAGCCCACTCTGGACGCCCCCGACCGTCTTCCTCTCGGGCCCTTCCCCTTCCAGCGCGATGACGGCGACTACTTCGTCTCCctcggatgccgccacggcctcCTACTCGTCTTCCTTCCGGGGATTCTCGAGGTCCTTGTGTGGGACCCCGTCACCGGCGACCGGCACAGGGTGGCCGTTCCCCCGGTGGTTGCGGAACGTGCGGCGAAGATTGGGGTCGGCGGGGCGGTGTATCGCCCTCCCGGAGATGTCCAGCATTTCCAGGTGGTCTTGGCGGTGACAGACGACCACGGCGCACAACCTAGACGAGCGCTCGCCTGTGGTTACTCGTCAAAGACCGGCGTATGGGGAAGTCTCATCTCGACACCGCTCCCATACCAGGGTCATGGATCCCAGTTTTCCGCCATCGTTTGTGCCGAGGATGCGGTGCTGGCTGGAGATTCCCTCTACTGGCCGCTTGCCGGGAAATTGAATGGAATTCTCGAGTTTGATCTGGAGAAGCAGAGGCTGGCTGTGATACGGGTGCCAGTGGATATGTGGGGCAAGCGGGAGCGGAATGGCTTCAAGCTTGTGCGGGCAGAGGGTGGTGTGCTAGGTTTCCTCTTCATATCGCACTCAGACTGCTGCGCCGCCCAGTTATGGAAGAGGATAACTGGTTGTGACGGTGTTGCTTCATGGGTGCTTGCAAGAACTATTCAGCTGGACAAGCTACTTTCCCTGAAACCTGAGGAGAAAGGGGGCATAGAGATGGTAGGGTTTGCTCAAGACAATTATGTGTTGTTGTTGCGGACAGTTATCGGCCTCTTCATGATCCATCTTGAGTCACTGAAGTTCAAGAAGCTTTCCAACACTACGACCGTGTCTCGCTATTTTCCATTCGAAAGTGTCTACACTGCAG TAACAGGCATTGGTGGTAGAAATGATGCATCTGATGTTAATGCACAATAA